In Leptolyngbya sp. NIES-2104, the genomic window AAGACTGAACTTGCGAAAGCTCTTGCCGCAGCGGTGTTCGGTTCTGAAGAAGCGATGATTCGTCTCGATATGTCTGAGTACATGGAATCGCACACGGTTTCTAAACTGATCGGTTCGCCTCCTGGCTATATCGGATATGACGAAGGTGGACAACTGACCGAAGCCGTTCGTCGCAATCCGTACACGGTGATTCTCTTTGATGAAGTTGAGAAGGCTCACCCGGATGTGTTCAATATGATGCTGCAACTCTTAGATGATGGTCGTTTGACCGATGCCAAGGGTCGTACCGTCAGCTTCAAGAACACACTGATCATCATGACCTCGAACTTAGGCTCGAAAGTGATCGAAAAAGGCGGCGCTGGATTGGGATTTGCGACTGAGACTGGCTCTTCTGAGTCGATTCAGTACAACCGCATCCGTACGCTGGTGAATGACGAATTAAAGCAGTACTTCCGACCGGAGTTTCTTAACCGGATCGATGAGATTATTGTCTTCCGTCAACTAACCCGTGAGGAAGTGGTTCAGATTGCTGACTTGATGATTCAAGAGGCGGCAGCCCGGATTGCAGAGCAAGGCATCACGCTCGAAGTCACCGATCGCTTTAAAGAGCGCGTCGTGGTCGATGGCTACAATCCGAGTTACGGGGCGCGTCCGTTGCGTCGTGCGATCGCTCGATTGCTCGAAGATAGTTTAGCAGAAGCGATCTTATCGGGACAGATTCAAGACGGAGATAAAGCGATCGCAGACGTGGATGAGGATCAGCAAGTCGTGATTCGTTCCATTAAATCACCCGTGTCCATTAGCGTGTAACACTGATCTGTATTAGTAAATATACGCTCACAAAAAATACATGCTCTCAAGCCTTCGCATCTTCGCGAGGGCTTTTTATTTGGCTGATTTTTTGTAATCGAGCGATAAATTTCATGCCTGTACTCTTGGAGATGCCGATCGACATACGCAAAATTACGGTTATGAGCAGTTCCTGATAGCTTCTTATGATCCATAAAATTACGGTAGTAGTCCCGGTCTACAATGCCGAAGCGTATATCGGTAAAACGATTCAATCCGTTCTGGCGCAGTCTTATTCTGATTTTGAAGTGATCTTAGTAAATGATGGGTCACAAGATTGTAGTATCGAAATCTGTCAGCAGTTTCACGATCCCCGGATTAAGATTTTGCACCAAGAGAATCAAGGTCCGGCAGCCGCTCGCAATTTGGGAATTCGTCACGCGCAAGGGGAGTATGTCGCCTTTTTAGACGGAGACGATCTTTGGACAGAAGATAAATTGGCGAAACATATCGAACATCTCGATCGCAATCCTGAAGTAGGTGTGAGTTTTTGCCCGTCTCGATTCATCGATGATCAGGGCAAAGAGATGGGCTTGTTGCAGTTGACCAAGATGAGCGGAATTACACCGATCGATTTACTCTGTCGAACCCCGATCGGAAATGGCTCGGTTCCGGTGATTCGCAAGTCGATTTTAGAAGCGATCGAGTTCGTGAATGATGCGGGTGAGGTGTGCTATTTCAACCCGGATCGACGATTGCACCCCTCTGAAGATGTCGAATGCTGGATCAGGATTGCGCTGAAAACCAAGTGTCAGTTTGAAGGCATTCCGGAAGCGTTGACGCTGTATCGAATTAGTTCTCAGAGTCACTCGGCTCAATTAATGAAGAAGCTGCATTCTTGGGAAGCGATGCTACAAGATTTAGAAGATTGGGCACCGTTAGAGGCACAAGAATGGAACGCGCCTGCAATGTCGTATCAGTATCGGCACTTGGCAAGACGGGCGGTTTCGTTGCGCGATCGGAGAATGTCGATCGATTTAATTCACCAAGCGATTTCGACCTATCCTGCCATTTTGGTCGAGGAGCCACATCGAACCTTACAAACGTTATTTGCGGCTTATTTGCTGAAGGTGTTGCCGAAATCTTGGTATCGGGGATTTGAAGCGATCGCGGTTCAGATCACGGGTGCGATGCAACGGTATCGAATGAATTCCCAATTACAAATGCGGAGCACCGAATCAACGTGAATTCGATGAATCATCTCGCTTCGCTGTTTGGGGCTTCTGCCCCCTAAATCCCCCAAAACTGGGGGACTTTGAGTGGAAAAATCGATTCAATTAGGGAAATGCCGCTACCTTCAAAGTCCCTCAGAATGGGGAATTTAGGGGGCGAAACACCCAAAAACGGAGCGAAAAATCTCATCAAACTCAGGGTACCTAGATTTCGCGGTGGAATCATTTATTTTCAAGGCATCCCCGTCACACCCGCCCAAAAATATTTCTTAAACGAACTCATATCCGTCTGAAGCGTCACCTGCTTCGCCCATGTATACACATCAAACGAAACCTGCTCACCATTCACCCGAAAATTTCCCAACAGCGTTACCCAATGACTCGGAAACGGAATCGGCAGCGGATTCCCCTGTAACAAGCCCTCAGCCGTAACCAACAACAACGCCACACCCCCCGCTTGAATCGCCGCGATCGATTGATTCATCGCCTCGATATCACTAAACAAAAACGCCTGATGATAGTCCGTCTTGGAATAGCCCAAAAGCTCTCGAATCCAGCCTTTAATCTCCCAAGATTTTGTCATGCCCGCCAGATTACGAATCAACTCCGAAGCATTCGGCTCGATTGGAAATAACGAAGACTCAGACTCTCTCAGGGTTGCCAGCACCATCCAATCCGTTTGGCTCATCCGCAGATTGCGATCGACATTTCCCCGCAGTGCTTCACTCGCTCGAATCCATTGTGTCGTCCCTTGAAATCCGCCACTTTCAAACAGATTTCGGCAAATTTGCACATAGCGAATCGGTTGTTTGCGAACTAATTCAAACAGCACACACGCAGGACCGCAAAATGGTTGTCCGCCCTGGTTAACTTGGAAAGGGTCAGCAATGCGCGATCGCAGCTCTGCAACGATCGTCGCCTTTTCTAAACACGCCCAAACACCCGCAGCACTCGATTGTTCAAACGTATCAATTTCGCTGATCGCTGCTTGAATTTGTGTTGCATCCAAACTTACAGAAGTTATCATGACCGGGTTTTCTCCTAAAAGCGTGATATCTATCACTCTCTTGAAAGTAAAAAGTCACATACCCGTTCTGGAGCTGTCACCGATCTTTCAAGTCAAAGCGTCGATAGTAATATCACAGTGCTTTATTAGATTTCCCGATGAACGATTTGTCGCTCGCACCTGACCTGTCTGAAGTGTTTGCCAAAGTTAGCAGCAGTGGCAGAATGACCCTGCAAGATTGCCAACACCTGAGAACCGTATTACTCGAAAACCAGATCAGCGATGAAGAAAAACAAGCCATCGATCGCTTACTTTATGCCATTCGTCTCGGTCGCATTCAAGTGATCGAAGAACCCCATGCCTGAAACGACTCGCTTGATTCAATTTCTCACCGACGAACTGAATGTCTCATCGAACTCGATCGCGCTTGCCCTGCAACAATGCGAACAATCTCCGAACTTACTTCCGATCGTGCTCTGGCAGTATGGCTTGATCAATCTCACCGAGCTAGAACAAATCTTCGATTGGATGGCAGAATCAACCTGTGTGATTCCCAATGCTCAGGTCATCTTTCCGTAGTAGTAGTGCTGTAGCCAGATGCGGAAGCTTTATAAAAAGTTTATCGTTTGGGTCGATACTTTTAGTTTGGAGGCTTACGATGCGGATTGCTCAGATTGCTCCTCTGTGGGAAACGGTACCCCCGCCCGCATATGGTGGAGCAGAATTAGTAGTGAGTTTATTGACCGAAGAACTCGTGCGACGCGGACATGAAGTGACGTTGTTTGCGACCGGAGATTCGACCACTCAAGCCACACTCGATGCAATTCACCCTAGTGCATTGCGACTTGATCCCGCTGTAAAAGAGCATTCCGTTTACGAAGCGATTCAACTCAGTCGCGTCTACCAAAATGCTCACAAGTTTGACATCATTCATTCGCATATTGGGTTTGCTGCTTTAGCTTGCTCCCAATTAGTTAAAACGCCTACAGTGCATACTTTACATGGCACATTTAGTTTAGATAACCAGAAAGCTTTTAGTTCTTGTAAATCACAATCTTACGTTAGTATCTCCAACACTCAACGAGAACCCCGATTAGGATTAAACTACGTTGCTACGGTTTATAACGGGATTGATCCTTCCACCCATCACTTTTATCCTGAGCCAGATGCCCCGCCGTATCTGGCTTTTTTAGGGCGACTGTCCCCCGAAAAAGGACCCCATCACGCGATCGAGATTGCAAAGCGCGCAGGCTACCCGCTGAAAATGGCAGGCAAAGTCGATCGCGTTGATGTCGATTATTTCGAGCAGGAGATCAAACCTCACATTGATGGCGAACAGATTCAATATCTTGGTGAAGCGAATCATGTGCAGAAGAATCGACTGATGGGAAATGCGATCGCAACCTTATTTCCGATTACTTGGTGCGAACCGTTTGGTTTAGTCATGATCGAATCAATGGCGGCTGGAACACCTGTGATTGCGATGGAATTGGGTGCGACCTCAGAAGTGATTGTGCATGAGGAAACAGGTTTCTTATGTCAAAGCGTGGATGAATGTGTGGCAGCCGTTCAACGGATTGATCAAATCGATCGATGGGCGTGTCGTCGTCATGTTGAGACCAAGTTTGGCGTGAAACAAATGGTTGATGGCTATGAAGCCGTTTATCGTCAACTGTTAGGAGAGAAGTTTGCTCACAACGGTCACAGCAAGAGTATGCCAATTTTGGAGACATTGCAGCGGTAGAGGTTAGATCACACTGGGCGACCGAGTGCGATCGCCCAGTTACACAGATGACACACCTGTGAAGTATTGATTAAGGAATGAGCTGGGTATGATGAAGCCAACGGGAAAGATACCAGATTTCCCCAAATGCAGAGTTTAATCAACCACGAAATTATGCTGAAAAAAATCGAATTTGGAATCTTAGCAGCAATCTTAGTCAGCACCGGATCGATTGCTCCAGCGTTTGCTCAATCTACCAGACCTGCAACGACTCCCGCACCAGAAGCGCAGTTCGTTCCGAGAGCGCAAGTTAAGTTGAATGGCGATCGCGTGAATATCACGTTGATCAATCTCACCAATGCTGCGATTACTTACCAAGCGATCGGGGATACTGAAATTAGAACTTTACCAGGACGTGGAACCGTGAACCTTCAGGGCTTGAGAGTTCCCACGACACTGACGCTCGATCGACAAGATTCCGGTTTATTGAATGTCACTCCGAAAGAAAAGGCTCCCGGTACGATCGAGGTTACGCTCGATGCCACAACTGACTTAGGAATCGATAGTCCGACGCTGCGGCTTGAAAGTAACGGTTCTGTGTTTCTTTATTAGATGAAGGAACACTCTAGAAGATTCGCTTTTCTAGACGATATTTGAGTACTCTTCGTTGTTGCTACATCCCGCCCTGAAATGAATTTCGGGCTAACCGACGCAAGTCCATTGAAAATGGACTAAGAAGCTTGAAGCTTCCTCTGAGTCTACTTCAGTAGACTTTCGCCGATTAGCCCGAAATTCTATTTCAGGGCGGGAGTGCAACGCAGCGGAATGACTGTTTACCAGAACACCCTCTTAGCGTTTCTTGCTCTACTGCATTGCACTAGCAAGAACTTGCGCCAACTGTCGCAGTTGAGTCGCAACTTCTCCTTCTTGTGATTCTGCGGCATTGTTCAATTGCTTGGCTAAATCAGACAAAATTGAGCCAATCTCGCCGCTCCGAACACCGCCATCGATCGCTAACTTGAGTTCTCCTAGGGTTTCGGCAAACGGTGTGCCTTTAAGCTGCGCCTGCCAGGATTCAATATTTGCGACTGCAGTTTCTGGATTGATCGATACTAATCCCGATTTTAAAAGCGCGATCGTATCGTTAACGTTTGCTGTTTGAGCCGTATTTGCCATTGTTAGATCCTAATGTTATATGTGATCTCTTAGTGTTTCTGATCGACCCTACGAATCCGTCAACCTGAAGGGAGAGTTCGATCGCAGAAAGTACCCGTCCGGGGAATGTAGCCGATGTAGGAAATTACTTATCGTGGAGATGTTCGAGCAGTTGAGTGGGTGTTGTTTGTCAGTAGAAACAGTTGTGCAGCCTGAGTTCTGACTGACAAACAGCCCTTTTCTTAATTGAGCAAAGCCACGATCGTATTCACCAGTTCATCTGGGTCAACGGGTTTCGCTAAATGTTGCTGAAATCCTGCTGCTAAAATCTGACGCTGATTGGTTTCACCTGCATAAGCCGTGAGCGCGATGGCGGGAACATTAATCTGTTCTCGAATCTGCTGAATCAATTGATACCCATCAAGATCGGGCATTGCAATATCGCTGATGAGTAAATCCGGCTGGAACTCAGAAAGCTTTTCAAATGCAGATTTTGCCGATCGAGCACTTTCAACGATCGCGCCCATCGCCTCTAGCAAAAACACGAGAAAATCCAGATTATCCGGTTCATCATCGACCGCGAGAATTTTAATTCCAGCAAGATCACGACTTGATTTGGGCATCTCTGGAGCATCACTCTGCATCTGAAAGAGTGAGAGCGGCAACCTCACCGTAAACGTTGCCCCTTGATTTTCACCCGCGCTTTCAGCCGAAATCGTCCCGCCGTGTAACTCAACTAAATGACGAGCGATCGCTAGTCCTAATCCCAATCCGCCAAACTGGCGAGTCGTCGAAGAATCCCCTTGACGAAAGCGATCGAAGATATACGGCAGCACTTCCGATCGAATCCCCTTTCCAGTATCGCGAATCTGAATTTCTGCTTCAGTGCCAACCTGGGATAACTTCACGTCAACCCGTCCAGCATGATCGGTAAACTTCACCGCATTCGAGAG contains:
- a CDS encoding glycosyltransferase family A protein; the encoded protein is MIHKITVVVPVYNAEAYIGKTIQSVLAQSYSDFEVILVNDGSQDCSIEICQQFHDPRIKILHQENQGPAAARNLGIRHAQGEYVAFLDGDDLWTEDKLAKHIEHLDRNPEVGVSFCPSRFIDDQGKEMGLLQLTKMSGITPIDLLCRTPIGNGSVPVIRKSILEAIEFVNDAGEVCYFNPDRRLHPSEDVECWIRIALKTKCQFEGIPEALTLYRISSQSHSAQLMKKLHSWEAMLQDLEDWAPLEAQEWNAPAMSYQYRHLARRAVSLRDRRMSIDLIHQAISTYPAILVEEPHRTLQTLFAAYLLKVLPKSWYRGFEAIAVQITGAMQRYRMNSQLQMRSTEST
- a CDS encoding DUF2949 domain-containing protein, with amino-acid sequence MPETTRLIQFLTDELNVSSNSIALALQQCEQSPNLLPIVLWQYGLINLTELEQIFDWMAESTCVIPNAQVIFP
- a CDS encoding glycosyltransferase family 4 protein gives rise to the protein MRIAQIAPLWETVPPPAYGGAELVVSLLTEELVRRGHEVTLFATGDSTTQATLDAIHPSALRLDPAVKEHSVYEAIQLSRVYQNAHKFDIIHSHIGFAALACSQLVKTPTVHTLHGTFSLDNQKAFSSCKSQSYVSISNTQREPRLGLNYVATVYNGIDPSTHHFYPEPDAPPYLAFLGRLSPEKGPHHAIEIAKRAGYPLKMAGKVDRVDVDYFEQEIKPHIDGEQIQYLGEANHVQKNRLMGNAIATLFPITWCEPFGLVMIESMAAGTPVIAMELGATSEVIVHEETGFLCQSVDECVAAVQRIDQIDRWACRRHVETKFGVKQMVDGYEAVYRQLLGEKFAHNGHSKSMPILETLQR